A single Marinobacter sp. es.042 DNA region contains:
- a CDS encoding LysR family transcriptional regulator: MKLNYHHLYYFWKVARTGHLTRAADSLHISQSALSGQIRKLEDSLGHDLFIREGRRLKLSEAGRMAFSYAEEIFRQGEELTALFASGAQPNREILRIGAVATLSRNFQEGFLQPLLNREDLELSLQSSHMDELLRRLSAHRLDLILANQAVQGDEQNPWRSRLIAKQPVSIIGPRGIDVQGDFVDVLRGRSLIVPGPDNNIRQAFDQLCEYHRLRPNIAAEVDDMAMMRLLTRDTGHFAIMPPVVVRDEMKSGTLADYGALPGVFEEFYAISIRRQFETPALRELLSQTQDNYLTRTPIGHSD; the protein is encoded by the coding sequence ATGAAACTGAATTACCATCACCTTTACTACTTCTGGAAGGTCGCCCGAACAGGCCACCTGACGCGGGCAGCGGACTCGCTGCATATTTCCCAGTCGGCGCTGTCGGGTCAGATACGCAAGCTGGAAGACAGCCTGGGACACGACCTCTTCATTCGCGAGGGGCGGCGTCTCAAGCTGTCTGAAGCCGGGAGAATGGCATTCTCCTACGCCGAGGAGATCTTCCGCCAGGGTGAGGAACTGACGGCATTATTTGCCTCCGGCGCTCAACCAAACCGCGAGATACTCCGGATCGGGGCGGTGGCCACCCTCTCCCGTAACTTCCAGGAAGGCTTCCTGCAGCCGCTGCTAAACCGGGAAGACCTTGAGTTGAGCCTGCAAAGTAGCCACATGGATGAGCTGCTAAGACGGCTCTCGGCGCATCGACTGGACCTGATCCTCGCAAACCAGGCGGTACAGGGAGATGAACAGAATCCCTGGCGGTCACGGCTGATTGCCAAACAGCCAGTCAGCATCATCGGGCCGCGGGGAATAGACGTTCAGGGCGATTTCGTCGACGTATTGCGTGGCCGAAGCCTGATTGTGCCGGGCCCGGACAACAACATACGCCAGGCCTTCGACCAGTTGTGCGAGTATCACAGGCTGCGTCCCAACATCGCCGCCGAGGTGGATGACATGGCGATGATGCGACTTCTCACCCGGGATACCGGTCATTTCGCCATCATGCCTCCGGTGGTCGTGCGCGACGAAATGAAGAGCGGAACCCTTGCAGACTACGGCGCCCTGCCAGGCGTTTTCGAAGAGTTCTATGCCATCAGTATCCGGCGCCAGTTCGAGACGCCGGCACTCAGGGAACTGCTATCCCAGACTCAGGACAATTACCTGACCCGGACGCCGATTGGTCATTCTGACTAG
- a CDS encoding YebG family protein translates to MAVQAVYFSDRDGLDMALKNPETMLFTSKAEADARDKVLELAEEIQVFLGRKVEGLGDDLAERCAMAIAEDKDLFQKALKKPELLNAEQE, encoded by the coding sequence ATGGCAGTACAAGCAGTCTACTTTTCTGATAGGGACGGCCTGGATATGGCACTGAAAAATCCTGAGACGATGCTGTTCACTTCAAAAGCCGAAGCCGACGCCCGGGACAAAGTGCTCGAACTGGCGGAGGAAATTCAGGTATTCCTTGGGCGCAAGGTTGAAGGCCTTGGCGATGATCTGGCCGAACGCTGTGCCATGGCCATAGCGGAGGACAAAGACCTGTTCCAGAAAGCTCTCAAGAAGCCCGAGCTGCTGAACGCAGAACAGGAATAG
- a CDS encoding FadR/GntR family transcriptional regulator, whose protein sequence is MLKRIRKGSLVETAIESLRNAIEKGDWSVGDRLPVESELSESLGVSRNTVREAVRVLVHVGMLETRQGDGTYVRATRDAGETLRRIARTQLAEQLEVRIMLETEAAKLAAHRRTDQDLRHMTTALDTRAKAGDDLQARIRHDEAFHHALVAASHNSALIELYDYFSHAVSQTIEQTETDADLPEPSQEDHELLLAAVRRQDEGKAESLARALLKPSLQALKRRES, encoded by the coding sequence ATGCTGAAACGTATTCGCAAAGGCTCGCTGGTCGAGACCGCTATCGAGAGTCTCAGAAACGCCATCGAAAAAGGTGACTGGTCGGTTGGCGATCGCCTGCCCGTCGAATCAGAACTTTCCGAATCCCTCGGAGTAAGCCGCAACACCGTTCGTGAGGCGGTTCGGGTGTTGGTGCACGTGGGGATGCTGGAAACCCGCCAGGGGGATGGCACATACGTACGAGCGACACGGGATGCCGGTGAGACCCTGCGGAGAATTGCGCGCACTCAGCTGGCGGAGCAGCTGGAGGTCAGGATCATGCTGGAAACGGAGGCCGCCAAGCTGGCAGCGCACAGGCGGACAGACCAGGATCTTCGGCACATGACCACAGCCCTCGATACTCGCGCCAAAGCGGGAGATGACCTGCAGGCTCGCATCCGGCACGACGAAGCCTTCCATCATGCCCTGGTCGCCGCTTCTCATAACTCAGCGCTGATCGAGCTCTACGACTACTTTTCCCACGCTGTCAGCCAGACCATTGAGCAGACCGAAACCGACGCAGACCTGCCGGAACCCTCCCAGGAAGATCATGAACTCCTGCTCGCGGCGGTCCGGCGTCAGGATGAGGGCAAGGCAGAATCCCTGGCCCGGGCGCTTTTGAAACCCAGTCTCCAGGCCTTGAAGCGTCGGGAGTCCTGA
- a CDS encoding molecular chaperone DnaJ — protein sequence MNCWEILGIEPTGDRRKIQDAYEQQLKFASEDEAKSLEAAFREAVGDNPGPLKQASDTVQTEPHREVQGEEPDRPLDANEGQVVREVVIQIKALLNDSSRSKDPGIWKAILDEPPADQPRLRREIGRQLEPQIRPMAENGTFPAPVAQFLGEWFGWFTMEQAPEAADDRNYPEPDTAEDQGEQPPQMVNFWPAVIGWIVGLAILATLFGGMGSG from the coding sequence ATGAATTGTTGGGAAATCCTTGGAATTGAGCCGACCGGCGATCGTCGGAAGATCCAGGATGCGTATGAGCAACAGCTCAAGTTTGCTTCGGAAGACGAGGCGAAGAGTCTGGAAGCGGCTTTCCGCGAGGCAGTCGGGGACAATCCGGGCCCGTTAAAGCAGGCTTCTGACACGGTTCAGACTGAACCGCATCGCGAGGTGCAGGGCGAGGAGCCTGATCGTCCGCTGGATGCCAACGAGGGCCAGGTCGTTCGTGAAGTGGTCATCCAGATCAAGGCCTTGCTCAATGACTCCTCGAGAAGTAAGGACCCGGGCATCTGGAAAGCCATTCTGGACGAGCCGCCCGCAGATCAGCCGCGGTTGCGACGCGAGATTGGTCGCCAGTTGGAGCCCCAGATACGTCCGATGGCGGAAAACGGCACCTTTCCGGCGCCGGTGGCCCAGTTTCTCGGTGAGTGGTTTGGCTGGTTCACTATGGAACAGGCGCCTGAGGCGGCCGACGATCGAAATTACCCGGAACCCGACACGGCTGAGGATCAGGGCGAACAGCCACCGCAAATGGTCAATTTCTGGCCGGCGGTGATTGGCTGGATTGTCGGGCTGGCGATTCTCGCCACACTCTTTGGCGGAATGGGGAGCGGTTGA
- a CDS encoding beta-ketoacyl-ACP synthase III, whose protein sequence is MTFARITGTGSYLPENIVTNKDLEKMVDTTDQWIRERTGIERRHIAVEGQTTVDLAEQAAKNAIEAAGIKAEDIDLIVFATSTPDKIFPSSACLLQARLGIHGCPAFDIQAVCSGFVYALATAEKFIKTGSSKKALVIGAEVFSRIINWEDRGTCVLFGDGAGAVILEADEETGILSTHIHADGQYADLLHVPCGIADGYDQVKAGRAFVEMKGNEVFKVAVNTLGKIVDETLAANQMQKSEIDWLVPHQANLRIISATAKKLNMSMDQVVVTVNEHGNTSAASIPLALDVAVRDGRIKRNEVLLLEAFGGGFTWGSALLRY, encoded by the coding sequence ATGACCTTTGCACGAATTACCGGCACCGGTTCCTACCTGCCTGAAAACATTGTTACCAACAAAGACCTCGAAAAAATGGTCGACACCACCGACCAGTGGATTCGCGAGCGCACGGGAATCGAAAGACGTCATATTGCCGTTGAAGGCCAGACCACGGTGGATCTGGCGGAACAGGCCGCGAAAAACGCCATTGAAGCCGCTGGAATCAAGGCAGAAGATATTGATCTGATCGTGTTTGCCACCTCCACTCCGGACAAGATCTTCCCAAGCTCTGCATGCCTCCTCCAGGCACGCCTGGGCATCCATGGATGCCCTGCCTTCGATATTCAGGCTGTCTGCAGTGGATTTGTTTACGCCCTGGCAACGGCAGAAAAGTTCATCAAGACCGGAAGCAGCAAGAAGGCCCTGGTTATCGGCGCCGAGGTGTTCTCCCGCATCATTAACTGGGAAGACCGTGGTACGTGTGTCTTGTTCGGCGATGGTGCCGGCGCGGTGATCCTGGAGGCCGACGAAGAAACCGGCATCCTTTCCACCCATATCCATGCCGATGGCCAATATGCCGATTTGCTGCACGTTCCCTGCGGTATTGCCGATGGCTACGACCAGGTCAAGGCCGGGCGAGCATTTGTGGAAATGAAAGGCAACGAAGTGTTCAAGGTGGCGGTCAACACCTTGGGCAAGATCGTTGACGAAACCCTGGCAGCCAACCAGATGCAGAAATCCGAGATCGACTGGCTTGTTCCGCACCAGGCCAACCTGAGAATCATCTCGGCCACGGCAAAGAAACTGAACATGTCCATGGATCAGGTTGTCGTAACGGTTAATGAGCACGGCAACACGTCCGCTGCATCTATCCCCCTCGCCCTTGATGTGGCTGTGCGAGATGGGCGGATCAAACGCAACGAGGTGCTTCTCCTTGAGGCTTTTGGTGGCGGATTCACCTGGGGCTCTGCACTGCTCCGTTACTGA
- a CDS encoding YbcC family protein, producing the protein MSDVSAPLPELQWLSDDWRKPVKQACDLIAPVWPLDQWIAVNPFWGLRHFPAPRVDQVLNERAGFSMLMPTEFYREAWEGGRIREDDLRASIAERGDERNTAWYLDWLGRKGAITAPLRGSILDTFTVANAHEEAGVLTETVCDQVSRVCGAFFDQRQSRWSVSGNQANGGLFGFWLESVRQDLALDFTTGLKGGRAFFKTVSDDRDQAVQEALSRIGARGDELEALCHSLLLRVNGWASWCRGEDWRAGLEGRSSDRCEDILAIMLVWESAGVAFASPAQKAEWQRQRAGASRRGDYDDRSRLWVWQRAFEIGYQRTLWQSLESAPIKQALPDFGRGIPAAQAVFCIDVRSEVMRRHLEQAYPDVQTLGFAGFFGMPIDHQQHGPLAPARRLPGLLPASFRLIDTKGSLREDLAVNRSLDQREIARESVRKAKYTSLSTFTLVETTGLAWAWKLVKDTLKTGHKTRPDQSVEGRLVHSHGGDPLSDAERVALAANMLRGMSLTSGFAPLLVLVGHGSHTDNNPNQAGLDCGACGGQSGGVNARLAASLVNDPQVRAGLADEGIRIPDFTWAVAAEHCTATDKVTIADRHLIPDSHMQHLADLEAGFETAGIRARKERATPLKLNGLDDDNLKQAMETRTRDWSEVRPEWGLANNAAIIFAKRSKTRGCNLSGRVFLHDYDPTLDEDGGLLEALLAAPMIVANWINLQYFASVTVPEVYGSGNKLLHSVVGGNVGVVEGNNPRLRIGLPLQSVHDGTHWRHEPVRLTVLIDAPEDRIESVLRRQPDVAALVENQWVSLHRMSGQGVAHYDNGSWVGVA; encoded by the coding sequence ATGAGCGATGTAAGCGCCCCGTTACCGGAACTGCAGTGGCTGAGCGATGACTGGCGTAAACCGGTTAAACAGGCCTGCGACCTGATCGCTCCTGTCTGGCCGCTTGATCAGTGGATAGCGGTGAATCCGTTCTGGGGGCTGAGACATTTTCCGGCCCCGCGGGTTGATCAGGTGCTCAACGAGCGCGCGGGTTTCAGTATGCTTATGCCGACCGAGTTTTACCGGGAAGCCTGGGAAGGTGGACGGATTCGGGAAGACGATCTGAGGGCAAGTATTGCGGAGCGCGGCGATGAGCGGAATACCGCCTGGTACCTTGATTGGCTGGGTCGAAAGGGGGCCATAACTGCGCCACTGCGCGGTTCCATTCTGGATACCTTTACGGTTGCGAATGCCCACGAGGAGGCCGGTGTTCTTACTGAAACCGTTTGCGACCAGGTTTCTCGCGTTTGCGGCGCCTTTTTCGATCAGCGCCAGAGCCGATGGTCCGTTTCGGGCAACCAGGCCAATGGGGGGTTGTTCGGTTTTTGGCTTGAATCAGTCAGGCAGGATCTGGCGCTTGATTTTACGACCGGGTTGAAAGGGGGCCGTGCGTTCTTCAAGACGGTTTCGGACGACAGGGATCAGGCAGTACAGGAGGCGCTGAGTCGGATCGGCGCTCGTGGAGATGAGTTGGAAGCGCTGTGCCATAGCCTGTTGTTGAGAGTGAACGGCTGGGCCTCCTGGTGCCGCGGAGAAGACTGGCGGGCAGGCCTTGAGGGGCGCTCATCCGATCGTTGTGAGGATATTCTGGCGATCATGTTGGTCTGGGAGTCCGCAGGGGTAGCCTTCGCTTCGCCGGCACAAAAAGCCGAGTGGCAGAGGCAGAGAGCCGGCGCGAGTCGCAGGGGCGACTACGATGACCGCAGCAGGCTGTGGGTGTGGCAGCGTGCCTTCGAGATTGGTTACCAGCGCACCTTGTGGCAGTCACTTGAATCTGCGCCGATAAAGCAGGCGTTGCCAGACTTCGGGCGTGGCATTCCCGCAGCCCAGGCCGTTTTTTGTATCGATGTTCGCTCTGAAGTGATGCGACGCCACCTTGAACAAGCGTATCCCGACGTGCAGACGCTCGGATTCGCCGGTTTTTTCGGAATGCCAATCGATCATCAGCAACACGGACCGCTTGCCCCGGCCCGCCGACTGCCGGGCCTTTTGCCCGCGTCTTTCCGGTTGATTGATACCAAAGGCAGCCTGCGGGAGGATCTGGCAGTGAATCGCTCTCTCGATCAGAGAGAGATCGCTCGTGAATCGGTCAGAAAGGCGAAATACACCAGCTTGTCGACGTTCACACTGGTCGAGACGACCGGTTTGGCCTGGGCCTGGAAACTGGTGAAAGACACTTTGAAAACGGGCCACAAAACCCGCCCTGACCAAAGTGTAGAGGGTCGCCTGGTACATAGCCACGGAGGCGACCCGCTCTCTGATGCCGAGAGGGTTGCGCTGGCGGCCAATATGCTCCGGGGGATGTCGCTGACCAGTGGTTTCGCGCCTTTGCTGGTACTGGTTGGCCATGGCAGTCATACCGATAACAACCCGAACCAGGCTGGTCTCGACTGCGGCGCGTGTGGCGGCCAGAGCGGCGGCGTGAACGCCCGGCTTGCAGCAAGCCTGGTCAATGATCCACAGGTCAGGGCGGGGCTTGCCGACGAAGGTATCAGAATTCCGGACTTCACCTGGGCGGTCGCTGCCGAGCACTGCACAGCGACGGACAAGGTAACGATTGCTGATCGCCATCTTATCCCGGATTCGCACATGCAGCACCTGGCAGATCTGGAAGCCGGATTCGAAACAGCCGGCATCCGGGCTCGAAAAGAGCGGGCAACGCCGCTGAAATTGAACGGGTTGGACGACGATAACCTCAAGCAGGCCATGGAAACCCGGACCCGGGACTGGTCAGAGGTTCGTCCGGAGTGGGGGCTGGCCAATAACGCGGCAATCATCTTCGCGAAACGGAGCAAGACCCGCGGCTGCAACCTCTCCGGCCGCGTATTCCTGCACGATTACGATCCGACTCTGGACGAAGATGGCGGTCTTCTGGAGGCTTTGCTGGCGGCACCGATGATCGTCGCCAACTGGATCAACCTTCAGTACTTTGCTTCGGTAACGGTTCCCGAAGTGTATGGCTCGGGTAACAAGCTCCTGCACTCCGTGGTTGGCGGGAATGTCGGCGTTGTCGAAGGTAATAACCCACGGTTGAGAATTGGCCTGCCGCTGCAGTCCGTTCACGATGGCACTCATTGGCGCCATGAACCGGTTCGTCTTACTGTTCTGATTGATGCGCCGGAAGATCGGATTGAATCTGTGTTACGTCGCCAGCCAGATGTGGCGGCTCTGGTGGAGAATCAGTGGGTCAGTCTGCATCGGATGTCTGGCCAGGGCGTAGCGCATTACGACAATGGCAGCTGGGTAGGCGTGGCATGA
- a CDS encoding flavin-containing monooxygenase, with the protein MIMSQASLREHPSILIIGSGFGGLGMAIKLKLAGFNNLTLLEKADRVGGTWRDNTYPGAACDVQSHFYSYSFEPKHDWSRKFGLQPEILGYMEHCVQKYRLGSHIRFNSEVQDAAFDDQTNQWSVTLANGEQLTADVLITATGQLNQPAWPNLKGLDRFQGKMFHSARWDHDYDLSDKRVAVIGTGASAIQFVPEIASKVKRLDLFQRSAAWVLPKPDRPFKRWEQTLFQKVPAWDRLYRYLIYWKNESRALAFTKFSGLLEYYANMAKREARKQVTDPAKLKKIIPDYKIGCKRILISNDWYPAINRPNVNLITDPIDHIDESGVVTHEGHHHEVDAIICGTGFRASEFLSPIRITGRGGKTLNEAWQNGAVAFKGITVSGFPNMFMLYGPNTNLAHNSILYMLESQFRYVLECLEALEKYPHSAMDVRQDRQDRFTHVVQQGLEDTVWSSGCTSWYLDEHGRNTINWPGFTFTYRFATRRVDTADYQFLYPGQTTG; encoded by the coding sequence ATGATCATGAGCCAAGCCAGCCTGCGAGAACACCCGTCCATTCTGATTATCGGTAGCGGTTTTGGAGGTCTGGGCATGGCCATCAAACTAAAACTGGCCGGGTTCAATAACCTGACCCTGCTGGAAAAAGCCGACCGGGTCGGAGGTACCTGGCGTGATAACACCTACCCCGGTGCCGCCTGTGATGTGCAATCCCACTTTTACTCGTATTCCTTCGAACCCAAGCACGACTGGTCGCGGAAATTCGGATTGCAGCCCGAAATCCTCGGTTATATGGAGCACTGCGTTCAGAAATATCGCCTGGGCAGTCACATCCGGTTTAACTCCGAGGTGCAGGACGCCGCGTTTGACGACCAAACAAATCAATGGTCGGTGACACTCGCAAACGGTGAGCAGCTGACCGCCGATGTACTCATCACCGCCACCGGACAGCTCAATCAACCTGCCTGGCCAAACCTCAAGGGACTGGACCGTTTCCAGGGCAAGATGTTCCATTCAGCCCGTTGGGATCATGATTACGACCTGTCCGATAAACGGGTGGCGGTCATTGGAACTGGCGCCAGTGCTATTCAGTTTGTTCCGGAGATCGCATCGAAGGTGAAACGGCTCGACCTGTTTCAGCGCTCGGCGGCCTGGGTCCTGCCCAAGCCGGATCGGCCCTTCAAGCGCTGGGAGCAGACACTGTTCCAGAAGGTGCCGGCCTGGGATCGCCTCTATCGCTACCTTATTTACTGGAAAAACGAGAGCCGCGCCCTCGCCTTCACCAAATTCAGTGGCCTTCTCGAGTATTACGCGAACATGGCAAAGCGGGAGGCCAGAAAACAGGTCACAGATCCCGCCAAGCTGAAAAAGATCATTCCGGACTACAAGATCGGCTGCAAGCGGATTCTGATTTCCAACGACTGGTATCCGGCCATCAACCGGCCGAATGTGAACCTGATAACCGACCCTATTGACCACATTGACGAGTCCGGCGTTGTTACGCACGAGGGACACCACCATGAGGTCGACGCCATTATCTGCGGCACTGGTTTCCGGGCCTCGGAGTTCCTGTCACCCATCCGGATAACAGGCCGGGGCGGAAAGACCCTGAACGAGGCCTGGCAGAACGGCGCTGTCGCGTTCAAAGGCATCACCGTCAGCGGCTTTCCCAACATGTTCATGCTCTATGGGCCCAACACCAACCTGGCCCATAACTCGATCCTGTACATGCTTGAGTCCCAGTTTCGCTACGTTCTGGAATGTCTGGAGGCCCTCGAGAAGTACCCGCACTCCGCCATGGACGTCCGACAAGACCGGCAGGACCGTTTCACCCATGTGGTTCAACAGGGCCTGGAAGACACGGTCTGGAGCTCCGGCTGCACCTCCTGGTACCTCGATGAGCATGGACGGAATACCATCAACTGGCCGGGATTCACCTTCACTTACCGGTTCGCCACCCGCCGGGTAGACACCGCTGATTACCAGTTTCTTTACCCCGGCCAGACCACGGGGTAA
- a CDS encoding YdcH family protein: MGISSHELHVEFPQYRELIQELKNNDLKFKEKLQEYTHLDHEIEGLEKRDSPIGDDKLHRMKQKRAQLKDDLYQVLLSNAKAS; encoded by the coding sequence ATGGGCATTTCCAGCCATGAGCTTCACGTAGAATTCCCGCAGTACCGAGAACTGATTCAGGAACTCAAGAACAATGATCTGAAGTTCAAGGAAAAGCTTCAGGAGTACACGCATCTCGATCACGAAATTGAAGGGCTGGAAAAGAGGGATTCTCCCATCGGTGATGACAAACTCCACCGCATGAAGCAGAAACGTGCACAGCTGAAAGATGACCTTTACCAAGTGTTACTTTCAAACGCCAAGGCGTCATAA
- a CDS encoding bile acid:sodium symporter family protein, with amino-acid sequence MKFRIDTFTLLLLGAIVLATFLPATGQAGEALATAGTVAVALLFFFHGAALSREQIIAGATHWRLHILITSLTFVFFPLAVLPINGLSNIAPSWMPKDLGLGFLYLGVLPSAVSSSIAYTAMARGNVPAAICSAAASNVFGMMLTPFLLLLLVSTSGGGDFSVAEALKDIILQLLLPFAVGHVLRPWLGGFLGRNETLMARYDQCVIWLIVYSAFSHSVESGLWENLPLQAILFAIALCLGLLLLFMVFARFLVRRFGFSLEDEAAVVFCGSKKSLASGLPMAKVLFSGHPGFGMIVLPIMCYNQIQVIVGAFLAQKYREKIERANAEKAG; translated from the coding sequence ATGAAGTTCCGGATCGACACTTTTACCCTGCTGCTCCTGGGCGCCATCGTATTAGCCACGTTCCTGCCTGCAACTGGCCAGGCAGGCGAGGCACTGGCCACTGCCGGAACGGTCGCAGTCGCCCTGCTCTTCTTTTTCCATGGCGCAGCGCTGTCCCGGGAGCAGATTATTGCCGGTGCCACCCACTGGCGACTGCACATTCTGATCACTTCGCTCACATTCGTATTTTTTCCGCTGGCGGTGCTGCCGATTAACGGCCTCAGCAATATCGCACCATCCTGGATGCCGAAGGATCTTGGTCTGGGGTTTCTTTACCTGGGCGTCCTGCCGTCGGCGGTGTCCTCCTCCATCGCCTATACCGCAATGGCGCGCGGCAATGTTCCGGCGGCAATCTGCAGCGCAGCTGCCTCCAATGTCTTTGGCATGATGCTGACGCCATTCCTGCTGTTGCTGTTGGTAAGCACGTCCGGCGGTGGCGATTTCTCTGTAGCGGAAGCCCTGAAAGACATAATTCTGCAACTGCTGCTGCCTTTTGCGGTTGGGCATGTGCTCCGACCATGGCTCGGCGGGTTTCTTGGCAGAAACGAAACACTGATGGCCCGATACGATCAATGCGTGATCTGGCTGATCGTCTACTCCGCTTTCTCACATTCGGTAGAGAGCGGACTCTGGGAGAATCTGCCCCTGCAGGCCATCCTTTTCGCCATTGCGCTCTGCCTGGGCTTGCTGCTGCTATTTATGGTGTTCGCAAGGTTCCTGGTACGGCGATTCGGGTTCAGCCTGGAGGATGAAGCCGCGGTGGTGTTCTGCGGTTCCAAAAAGAGCCTGGCGTCTGGACTGCCCATGGCCAAGGTCCTGTTCTCAGGACACCCGGGCTTCGGCATGATCGTGTTGCCAATCATGTGCTACAACCAGATACAGGTTATCGTTGGAGCCTTCCTGGCCCAGAAGTACCGGGAAAAAATTGAAAGGGCGAATGCAGAGAAAGCGGGTTGA
- a CDS encoding NADH-quinone oxidoreductase subunit L — MNPIAEFSLLSILALWLLLPVALFLLAGLTGWLKNPLNVNYCWRLAGWALLASMAVSVVMGILLLIQPYTGDDSNRLATLGGRFGLYPDGIAVWMATMVAFIGWVILRFADNYLSQDPGRDRFLPWFLVTVASVLVLVLTNHLLILAGAWIGVSLALHHLLTLYQDRPQARMAAVQKFIVSRVGDALVVSGVVALYLHYGTFYLPDMIQNEGARAGGSTALTIASVVLALAAVLKCAQIPFHGWLIRVMEAPTPVSALLHAGVINLGGFLWLRLFPVFDGFTAGHMILLVIGGMTAVVAVLTMMTQYSVKHALAWSTCAQMGFMLFEIGMGAYTLALLHLLAHSLYKAHSFLASGRTVAVSAATRFPESPSANRLSWAGLTGLLAAAILVQFPWIVENNPVFGALLVLAVSAAAMGIPAGATKAVKLKLAGLAVLLVPLYSLLHLLIGPAVPEQEGFAIPGIALGTGATLVTLLAVCSLMIVFGARFPATRALSVHFRQGLYLELPFDRLTRFLAAEALKVPAMFRRVPHHPFRLEERS; from the coding sequence ATGAATCCAATCGCCGAATTTTCATTGCTCTCGATCCTCGCACTCTGGCTGCTGCTGCCGGTCGCTCTCTTCCTGCTTGCCGGGTTGACTGGCTGGCTGAAGAATCCGCTGAACGTGAACTACTGTTGGCGACTTGCCGGATGGGCGCTATTGGCTTCCATGGCCGTTTCGGTCGTGATGGGAATCCTCCTCCTGATTCAGCCCTATACAGGAGACGACAGCAATCGTCTGGCCACCCTGGGTGGGCGATTCGGCCTGTATCCAGACGGGATAGCGGTCTGGATGGCCACGATGGTGGCGTTTATTGGCTGGGTCATTCTTCGGTTTGCAGACAACTACCTCAGCCAGGATCCTGGCCGTGACCGTTTTCTTCCCTGGTTTCTGGTGACAGTTGCCTCTGTTCTGGTACTGGTGTTGACCAACCATCTGCTGATTCTGGCAGGCGCCTGGATTGGTGTCAGTCTGGCCCTGCATCATTTGCTCACCCTCTATCAGGACCGACCCCAGGCGCGAATGGCGGCGGTGCAGAAGTTCATCGTCAGCCGGGTAGGGGATGCTCTGGTGGTCTCTGGTGTGGTGGCGCTCTACCTGCATTACGGTACGTTTTACCTGCCAGACATGATCCAGAATGAGGGCGCCCGAGCCGGTGGCTCAACAGCGCTGACAATTGCATCGGTGGTTCTGGCTCTGGCGGCGGTTCTCAAGTGCGCCCAGATTCCCTTTCACGGATGGCTCATTCGCGTTATGGAGGCTCCCACGCCCGTGTCGGCGCTGCTCCATGCCGGGGTTATCAATCTTGGCGGTTTCCTCTGGCTCCGTTTATTCCCGGTGTTCGACGGCTTTACGGCCGGCCACATGATTCTGCTCGTGATCGGCGGCATGACGGCGGTCGTTGCGGTTCTCACCATGATGACCCAGTACTCGGTCAAACATGCTCTTGCCTGGTCAACCTGTGCGCAGATGGGCTTTATGCTGTTTGAAATTGGGATGGGGGCCTACACACTGGCACTGCTGCATCTACTGGCCCATTCGCTGTACAAGGCGCATTCGTTCCTGGCTTCCGGTCGCACGGTGGCGGTATCGGCAGCAACGCGTTTTCCCGAATCTCCCTCTGCCAACCGGCTTTCCTGGGCCGGGCTTACCGGCCTGTTGGCGGCGGCGATCCTGGTTCAGTTCCCGTGGATCGTGGAAAACAATCCGGTTTTCGGAGCATTGCTGGTGCTGGCGGTATCGGCGGCCGCCATGGGCATCCCAGCCGGAGCAACCAAAGCGGTGAAGCTGAAGCTTGCAGGACTGGCAGTGCTCCTGGTTCCGCTGTACTCATTGTTGCACCTTCTCATCGGCCCGGCCGTTCCCGAGCAGGAAGGGTTTGCCATCCCCGGCATTGCTCTGGGAACGGGCGCCACTCTGGTTACGCTGCTCGCCGTGTGCTCTTTGATGATTGTATTCGGTGCTCGCTTCCCGGCCACCCGTGCTCTGAGCGTTCATTTTCGTCAGGGGCTTTACCTGGAACTGCCCTTTGATCGGTTGACCCGCTTCCTGGCGGCGGAGGCTTTGAAGGTGCCGGCCATGTTCCGCAGGGTTCCGCATCATCCGTTCAGACTGGAGGAGAGATCATGA